From the Paenibacillus sp. genome, one window contains:
- a CDS encoding ferritin encodes MLSDNLLQALNEQMNYEFYSSQTYLSMASYCAAEGFDGFANFFEVQAEEEKFHAMKIYRFINTLGKRAIVTGMKDPVVEFDSIRDAFEKGYAHEKEVTRRIYGLSDIALNEREHATMHFLKWFIDEQVEEEALFDNIVHKLKLIEKDSNAFIMMDAEFAKRTFTPPAE; translated from the coding sequence ATGTTAAGCGATAACTTATTACAAGCGTTGAACGAACAAATGAACTACGAGTTTTATTCTTCCCAAACGTATTTGTCCATGGCGTCGTATTGCGCCGCGGAGGGCTTCGACGGATTCGCGAATTTCTTCGAGGTGCAGGCGGAAGAAGAGAAGTTCCACGCCATGAAAATTTATCGTTTTATCAATACGCTGGGCAAACGGGCGATCGTGACCGGCATGAAAGATCCTGTCGTCGAATTCGACTCGATCCGGGACGCCTTCGAGAAAGGCTACGCGCATGAAAAAGAAGTGACGCGGCGCATTTACGGCCTCTCCGATATCGCGCTGAACGAACGCGAGCACGCGACGATGCACTTCCTGAAATGGTTCATCGACGAACAGGTGGAGGAAGAAGCGCTGTTCGACAATATCGTACATAAGCTGAAATTGATCGAAAAAGATTCGAACGCGTTCATCATGATGGACGCCGAATTCGCCAAGCGGACGTTCACGCCGCCGGCGGAATAA
- a CDS encoding ABC transporter ATP-binding protein yields the protein MAWNETREPVLSVRGLTKRIKGKEIVRDLNFDVFAGEVFGFLGPNGSGKTTTIRMLVDLIRPSEGRVLCGGKDVRREHFEALSMIGCIVENPEMYPYMTGWQNLEHFAAMLPGVGEPRIREVAAFVGLEARIHDKVKTYSLGMRQRLGIAQALLGRPKLLILDEPTNGLDPQGIKELREFIRGLAREGVGVFVSSHLLSEIELMCDRVAILSKGRLLAVDRVDALLSRFAPRVIWRTGSADEAHAVLAAAGEAERTGPETVAVRMAEEAVPEWNRRLVNAGVEVRGIEVLKPALEDLFLAITEGEGA from the coding sequence ATGGCGTGGAACGAAACGCGAGAGCCCGTGTTATCGGTCCGCGGGCTGACGAAGCGAATTAAGGGGAAAGAGATCGTCCGCGATCTCAATTTCGACGTATTCGCGGGGGAAGTGTTCGGCTTTCTCGGGCCGAACGGCTCCGGCAAAACGACGACGATTCGGATGCTCGTCGATCTGATCCGCCCGAGCGAGGGGCGGGTGCTGTGCGGCGGCAAGGACGTGCGAAGGGAGCACTTCGAGGCGCTGTCGATGATCGGCTGCATCGTGGAAAATCCGGAAATGTATCCGTACATGACCGGGTGGCAAAACTTGGAGCATTTCGCCGCGATGCTGCCGGGCGTCGGCGAGCCGCGCATTCGCGAGGTGGCGGCGTTCGTCGGCCTCGAGGCGCGCATTCACGACAAGGTGAAAACGTACAGTCTCGGCATGCGTCAGCGGCTGGGCATCGCCCAAGCGCTGCTCGGCCGGCCGAAGCTGCTCATTCTGGACGAGCCGACGAACGGACTCGACCCGCAGGGGATTAAGGAGCTGAGAGAGTTCATTCGAGGGCTCGCGAGGGAAGGCGTCGGCGTGTTCGTCTCGAGCCACTTGCTGAGCGAAATCGAGCTCATGTGCGACCGCGTCGCGATTTTGTCCAAAGGGCGGCTGCTCGCCGTCGATCGCGTCGACGCGCTGCTCTCGCGCTTTGCGCCCCGCGTCATCTGGAGGACGGGCTCCGCGGATGAAGCGCACGCCGTCCTGGCGGCCGCGGGCGAGGCCGAGCGCACCGGACCGGAGACGGTCGCGGTGCGCATGGCGGAGGAGGCGGTCCCGGAATGGAATCGCAGGCTGGTGAACGCCGGCGTCGAAGTGCGCGGCATCGAGGTGCTGAAGCCGGCGCTGGAAGATCTGTTCCTGGCCATAACGGAGGGGGAGGGCGCGTGA
- a CDS encoding GDSL-type esterase/lipase family protein, translated as MQRSRWLWRTIALCGVAFTALFVFGFAYAVKTVMLPEGAAPPAARAPETPMAGADGALKIAALGDSLTYGFGDSTGQGYVGRVRSLLEEHADVPVHVAGNFAQNGYTTDRILEDVKEREGIAAALAIADVVVLTAGGNDLFSVGDEIDASSFVSGIPETQEELRELLAAVRGAAPEAHVYYIGLYNPFIAYDEFAGTTEAVQAWNMAAFETIESFEAMTFVPTFDLFENGTERKLASDRYHPNDEGYARIAERLAALIE; from the coding sequence ATGCAGCGTTCGAGATGGTTGTGGAGGACGATCGCCTTGTGCGGCGTCGCGTTCACGGCGCTGTTCGTCTTCGGCTTCGCGTACGCGGTGAAGACGGTCATGCTGCCCGAAGGGGCGGCGCCGCCCGCCGCCCGCGCGCCGGAGACGCCGATGGCCGGCGCGGACGGGGCATTGAAGATCGCGGCGCTCGGAGACTCGCTGACGTACGGCTTCGGCGATTCGACGGGACAAGGCTACGTCGGGAGAGTAAGATCGCTCCTCGAGGAGCACGCCGACGTCCCGGTGCACGTCGCCGGCAATTTCGCGCAGAACGGCTACACGACGGACCGCATTCTCGAAGACGTGAAGGAGCGGGAAGGGATCGCGGCGGCGCTTGCGATCGCCGACGTCGTCGTGCTGACCGCGGGCGGCAACGACTTGTTTTCCGTAGGTGACGAGATCGACGCGTCATCGTTCGTCTCCGGTATTCCCGAAACGCAGGAAGAGCTGCGCGAGCTGCTGGCGGCCGTTCGCGGCGCCGCGCCGGAGGCGCACGTGTACTACATTGGCTTGTACAATCCGTTCATCGCGTACGACGAGTTCGCTGGAACGACGGAAGCGGTCCAGGCGTGGAACATGGCCGCGTTCGAGACGATCGAATCGTTCGAGGCGATGACGTTCGTGCCGACGTTCGATCTGTTCGAGAACGGAACGGAGCGCAAGCTCGCTTCGGATCGATATCATCCGAACGACGAAGGCTACGCGAGAATCGCCGAGCGGTTGGCGGCGCTGATCGAATAG
- a CDS encoding TRAP transporter permease, whose protein sequence is MTSTNQTAAPADPNELLSAYDPESRYRKLGGKLGWLVGAWLVAFSLYQVVFSIRPAPPAQMHLAIHLAFGLGAMFLLYPATRNSARTKVAPYDFALAGIAVAAAGYWVYNFDALLQRIGNYSPLDYFVGAVVIILILEAARRVVGIPIVVIATLFLLYAMFGDYLGGFLQHRGYSWERVVSQMYFTTEGIFGTPLQVSAKYIFLFLLFGAFLERTGVGAYFNELSLAIAGRRVGGPAKVAVFSSALQGTISGSSVANVVTSGSFTIPMMKRMGYKKEFAGAVEAASSTGGQIMPPIMGAAAFLMAEFTGVDYWSIALAAAIPAVLYFTGIWIMVHFEARRLGLRGLNEEEMPDRWDVLKRSYLLAPILVVILSLMFGASPIRAALYGIAACIAVSFFRADTRMSIADFVLTLRNGARSALGVVAATAAAGMIVGTVLLTGLGLKFANGLIDLSGGVLLMTLLLTMFSSILLGMGTPTTANYIITATIAAPALIQLDVPILAAHMFTFYFGIVADITPPVALAAFAAAGISGGGAMRTGVQSSKLAIAAFLIPYVFVLSPALLLIDAAWYETLFVALTATAGMFGVSAALIGFWLRPLKVWERVWSAAAGLLLIVPGWLTDSIGLGSLALLVALQWVDTRRAKQQANA, encoded by the coding sequence ATGACGAGTACGAATCAAACGGCGGCGCCGGCGGATCCGAACGAGCTGCTTTCCGCGTACGATCCGGAGTCGAGATACCGCAAGCTTGGCGGAAAGCTGGGCTGGCTGGTCGGCGCTTGGCTGGTTGCATTTTCGTTGTATCAGGTCGTGTTTTCGATTCGGCCTGCGCCGCCGGCGCAAATGCACTTGGCGATTCATCTGGCGTTCGGTCTGGGAGCGATGTTTTTGCTGTACCCGGCGACGAGAAACAGCGCCAGGACGAAGGTCGCGCCTTACGATTTCGCTTTGGCTGGGATCGCCGTTGCGGCGGCCGGCTACTGGGTGTATAACTTTGACGCCTTGCTGCAGCGTATCGGCAATTATTCGCCCTTGGATTATTTCGTGGGCGCCGTCGTCATTATATTGATTTTAGAAGCGGCCCGGCGCGTCGTCGGCATCCCGATCGTCGTCATCGCGACGCTGTTTTTGCTGTATGCGATGTTCGGCGATTATCTCGGAGGATTTTTGCAGCACCGCGGATACAGCTGGGAGCGGGTCGTCAGTCAAATGTATTTCACGACGGAGGGGATCTTCGGAACGCCTCTGCAGGTGTCCGCCAAATACATTTTCTTATTTCTTTTGTTCGGGGCGTTCTTGGAGAGAACCGGCGTCGGGGCGTATTTTAACGAGCTGTCGCTGGCGATCGCCGGCCGGCGCGTCGGGGGTCCCGCGAAGGTAGCGGTATTCTCTAGCGCCCTGCAGGGGACGATCTCGGGCAGCTCCGTGGCCAATGTCGTCACTTCGGGTTCGTTCACGATTCCGATGATGAAGCGGATGGGGTACAAGAAGGAGTTCGCCGGCGCCGTAGAGGCGGCTTCGTCGACGGGCGGGCAAATCATGCCGCCGATCATGGGCGCCGCGGCGTTCCTGATGGCGGAATTTACCGGCGTCGACTACTGGAGCATCGCGCTGGCGGCCGCGATCCCTGCCGTGCTGTATTTCACCGGCATTTGGATCATGGTGCATTTCGAAGCGCGGCGGCTCGGCCTGCGCGGATTGAACGAGGAGGAGATGCCGGATCGGTGGGATGTGCTGAAGCGATCGTATTTGCTCGCGCCGATATTGGTCGTCATTCTATCGCTTATGTTCGGCGCGTCGCCGATCCGCGCGGCGCTGTACGGCATCGCTGCGTGCATCGCCGTCAGCTTCTTCCGCGCGGACACCCGCATGTCGATCGCGGATTTCGTGCTGACGCTGCGCAACGGGGCGCGGTCCGCGCTCGGCGTCGTCGCGGCGACCGCGGCGGCCGGCATGATCGTAGGCACCGTCCTGCTGACGGGTCTGGGCCTTAAGTTCGCCAACGGGCTTATCGATTTGTCCGGCGGCGTGCTGCTGATGACGCTGCTTCTGACGATGTTCTCCTCGATTTTGCTCGGGATGGGCACGCCGACGACGGCGAACTACATCATTACGGCGACGATCGCCGCGCCGGCGCTGATTCAGCTCGACGTGCCGATTTTGGCGGCGCATATGTTCACGTTCTATTTCGGGATCGTCGCCGACATTACGCCTCCGGTGGCGCTGGCCGCGTTCGCGGCGGCGGGCATATCGGGCGGCGGGGCGATGCGGACGGGCGTGCAGTCGAGCAAGCTGGCGATCGCGGCCTTCCTGATCCCGTACGTGTTCGTGTTGTCGCCGGCGCTGCTGTTGATCGACGCGGCATGGTACGAGACGCTGTTCGTGGCGCTGACGGCGACCGCCGGCATGTTCGGGGTCAGCGCAGCCCTCATCGGCTTCTGGCTGCGGCCGCTTAAGGTCTGGGAGCGCGTATGGTCCGCCGCGGCGGGACTGCTTTTGATCGTCCCGGGCTGGCTCACCGATTCGATCGGCCTCGGTTCGCTGGCTCTTCTCGTCGCGCTGCAATGGGTGGATACGCGACGCGCGAAACAGCAAGCGAACGCATAA
- the gyrA gene encoding DNA gyrase subunit A, producing MSTLEQFMPVVLEEVVGDRFGRYSKYIIQDRAIPDVRDGLKPVQRRILYAMYEAGNTPDKPYRKSAKTVGDVMGNYHPHGDSSIYEGMVRMAQPWKMAHPLVDGHGNWGSMDDDPAAAMRYTEARLSKIAMELLRDIEKRTVLFRDNFDNTAKEPAVLPSRYPNLLVNGVSGISSGFATEIPTHNLREVIDACIRVIDDPFATVEDLMGIVRGPDFPTGGIVMGTDGIREAYNTGRGRVYIRARTAIEDVRGGRQQIVITEIPYGVVKSKLVTAMETIRLEKKVEGIAEVRDESGRNGLRIVVELKKDADAQGILAYLLKKTDLQINYNFNMVAIVNKTPKQLGLKEMLVAYVEHQKDVVTRRSRHDLEKAEDRAHVLEGLAKALDILDEVVATIRRSKNRQDAQNNLMAEYGFTERQADAILTLQLYRLTNLEITSIEKELDEVRKLIAHLRGILGSELKLLGVIKKELLEIREQFGIDRRSEIQDEVEELKVALEVMVAPEDVLVTLSSEGYIKRTSKLSFTRSGGEIEKTGLKEGDYVRDLLEVNTIESLLLFTDKGQYFMLPVHAVPEHKWKDNGTALVNVVPIAKEDRVVSVIPVKDIQEIGRTLVFVTKRGQVKRTELKEYATNRTQAIAAVKLGEGDEVVAVWLDTPASTDILVVTKLGQSIRFSGQEVNSMGRVAAGVRAIALREGDEVVSAAPVLGDEGEVLTMTDIGYAKRSLLADYNVQGRGGKGIATFEFKEGKRVKPNGSMLIAAVYVREEAALMAVTRSGKTTAFSSERVPISDLRSHGASVVPVEKGDEVIALVALPKIEG from the coding sequence TTGAGTACATTGGAACAATTTATGCCGGTTGTACTGGAAGAAGTAGTCGGCGATCGGTTCGGGCGCTACTCGAAATACATCATTCAGGACCGCGCGATCCCCGACGTTCGCGACGGCCTGAAGCCCGTGCAGCGGCGTATTTTGTACGCGATGTACGAAGCCGGCAACACGCCGGACAAGCCGTACCGCAAGTCCGCGAAGACGGTCGGCGACGTCATGGGCAATTACCATCCGCACGGCGACAGCTCCATCTACGAGGGCATGGTGCGGATGGCGCAGCCGTGGAAGATGGCCCACCCGCTCGTCGACGGCCACGGCAACTGGGGCTCGATGGACGACGATCCGGCCGCGGCGATGCGGTACACCGAGGCGCGCCTGTCGAAAATCGCCATGGAGCTGCTTCGCGACATCGAGAAGCGAACCGTCCTGTTCCGCGACAACTTCGACAACACGGCGAAGGAGCCGGCGGTGCTGCCGTCGCGCTATCCGAACTTGCTCGTCAACGGCGTCAGCGGCATTTCCTCGGGCTTCGCGACCGAAATTCCGACGCATAACCTGCGCGAGGTGATCGACGCCTGCATCCGGGTCATCGACGATCCGTTCGCGACCGTCGAAGATTTGATGGGCATCGTCCGCGGTCCGGACTTCCCGACCGGCGGCATCGTTATGGGCACCGACGGCATACGCGAGGCGTACAACACGGGGCGCGGCCGCGTGTACATCCGGGCCCGTACGGCGATCGAAGACGTCCGAGGCGGCCGCCAGCAGATCGTCATCACGGAAATTCCGTACGGCGTCGTCAAATCGAAGCTCGTCACGGCGATGGAGACGATTCGCCTCGAGAAGAAGGTCGAAGGCATCGCCGAGGTGCGGGACGAGAGCGGGCGGAACGGTCTGCGCATCGTCGTCGAGCTGAAGAAGGACGCGGACGCGCAGGGTATCCTTGCGTACTTGCTGAAGAAGACCGACCTGCAGATCAACTACAACTTCAACATGGTCGCGATCGTCAACAAAACGCCGAAGCAGCTTGGACTCAAGGAGATGCTTGTCGCGTACGTCGAGCACCAGAAAGACGTCGTCACGCGGCGTTCCCGCCACGATTTGGAGAAGGCGGAGGACCGCGCGCATGTACTCGAAGGTCTCGCCAAGGCGCTCGACATTTTGGACGAGGTCGTCGCCACGATTCGCCGGTCGAAAAACCGACAGGACGCGCAAAACAATTTGATGGCGGAATACGGCTTTACCGAGCGGCAGGCCGACGCAATTTTGACGCTCCAGTTGTACCGCCTGACGAATCTCGAGATAACGTCGATCGAGAAAGAGCTTGACGAGGTGCGCAAGCTGATCGCGCACCTGCGCGGCATTCTCGGCAGCGAGCTGAAGCTGCTCGGCGTCATCAAGAAGGAGCTCCTTGAAATCCGCGAGCAGTTCGGCATCGACCGGCGCTCCGAAATTCAAGACGAGGTGGAGGAGCTTAAAGTCGCGCTCGAGGTCATGGTCGCGCCGGAGGACGTGCTCGTGACGCTGTCCAGCGAGGGCTACATCAAGCGGACGAGCAAGCTGTCGTTCACGCGTTCGGGCGGCGAGATCGAAAAGACGGGACTCAAGGAAGGCGATTACGTCCGGGATTTGCTGGAAGTCAATACGATCGAGAGCCTGCTGCTGTTCACGGACAAAGGCCAATACTTCATGCTCCCGGTGCACGCCGTGCCCGAACATAAGTGGAAGGACAACGGCACCGCGCTCGTGAACGTCGTGCCGATCGCGAAGGAGGACCGGGTCGTTTCGGTCATCCCTGTGAAAGATATCCAGGAAATCGGGCGCACCCTCGTCTTCGTTACGAAACGGGGACAGGTGAAGCGCACCGAGTTGAAGGAATACGCGACGAACCGGACGCAGGCGATCGCCGCCGTCAAGCTCGGCGAAGGCGACGAAGTCGTCGCGGTCTGGCTCGACACGCCGGCATCGACGGATATTTTGGTCGTCACGAAGCTTGGGCAGAGCATCCGGTTCTCGGGCCAAGAAGTCAACTCCATGGGCCGCGTCGCCGCAGGCGTCCGAGCGATCGCGCTCCGGGAAGGCGACGAAGTCGTGTCCGCGGCGCCGGTGCTCGGCGACGAGGGCGAAGTGCTGACGATGACCGACATTGGCTACGCCAAGCGCTCGCTGCTCGCCGACTACAATGTGCAGGGGCGCGGGGGCAAAGGCATCGCGACGTTCGAATTCAAGGAAGGCAAGCGCGTCAAACCGAACGGCAGCATGTTGATTGCCGCCGTCTACGTACGCGAAGAAGCCGCGCTCATGGCGGTGACGCGAAGCGGGAAAACGACCGCTTTCTCGTCGGAGCGGGTGCCGATCTCAGACCTTCGCTCGCATGGCGCATCGGTCGTGCCGGTGGAGAAAGGCGACGAAGTCATCGCGCTGGTCGCTCTGCCGAAAATCGAAGGCTAA
- a CDS encoding ABC transporter permease, whose product MIGFLPLVRNETLKVWRKKRFWVIVALLVVLIPIFTYAQWKAAESFRKQSGTDDWRIRAEQQIHDFNNRIVSPRVPEEWKRTLRVEVQRLEYHLEHGIDPSAPSGVTFAREFAENAVGLFLPLMVMVIGADLVSSEQAQGTIKLLLTRPVRRWKVLASKYAALTLYVTLTVVAAAALAYAISGAAFGYSGWRVPVLVGFQVSAAGVDTTHVHAVEQWQYLLMTLGLVWFSCMTVAALSLMISVLVRSTAAGMGILLALLIAGSILANMASSWEHAKYFFMVNLNTVSYLAGQMPPIPGMTLPFSLAVLSATALVSVAVSFAVFTNRDVMN is encoded by the coding sequence GTGATCGGCTTCTTGCCGCTGGTTCGCAACGAAACGCTGAAGGTATGGCGGAAAAAACGGTTCTGGGTCATCGTCGCGCTGCTCGTCGTTCTCATACCCATTTTTACATACGCGCAATGGAAAGCGGCGGAAAGCTTTCGCAAGCAAAGCGGCACCGACGACTGGCGCATTCGGGCGGAGCAGCAAATTCACGACTTCAACAATCGGATCGTGAGCCCGAGAGTGCCCGAGGAGTGGAAACGGACGCTGCGGGTCGAGGTGCAGCGGCTCGAGTACCATCTCGAGCACGGCATCGACCCGAGCGCGCCGAGCGGCGTGACGTTCGCCCGCGAATTCGCGGAGAACGCAGTCGGGCTGTTTCTGCCGCTTATGGTGATGGTGATCGGCGCCGATCTCGTCTCGTCGGAGCAGGCGCAGGGCACGATTAAGCTGCTGCTGACGCGCCCGGTGCGGCGCTGGAAGGTGCTCGCCAGCAAATACGCCGCGCTGACGCTGTACGTGACGCTGACGGTGGTCGCGGCCGCCGCGCTCGCGTATGCGATCTCCGGCGCCGCGTTCGGCTACTCCGGCTGGCGCGTCCCCGTGCTGGTCGGCTTCCAAGTGTCCGCCGCCGGCGTCGACACGACGCATGTGCACGCGGTCGAGCAGTGGCAATATTTGCTCATGACGCTCGGCCTCGTCTGGTTTTCGTGCATGACGGTCGCGGCGCTGAGCCTGATGATTTCCGTCCTAGTGCGCAGCACGGCGGCGGGAATGGGCATCCTGCTTGCGCTATTGATCGCGGGTTCGATCCTCGCGAACATGGCGTCGAGCTGGGAACACGCGAAATATTTTTTCATGGTCAATTTGAACACGGTCTCCTATTTGGCAGGTCAAATGCCGCCGATTCCGGGCATGACGCTGCCGTTTTCGCTGGCGGTTTTGTCGGCGACGGCGCTCGTTTCGGTCGCGGTTTCATTCGCGGTGTTTACGAATAGGGACGTTATGAACTAA
- a CDS encoding DUF1850 domain-containing protein, with protein sequence MLDSMRQRRFRLAALLLTGASLACLLLFWPFTLSLTVTEEETNELALAVSVRPGDTFGIRFIHSVHRTPVEETYRIDANSVMVLERVVYETYGVGNPSGAEPGQRFRIEDGKLIVESFGRTFDVIRLRIGQKVANHELIADGVSVPLANVSEPGSRVRIEIKKLSVWRLLHATERR encoded by the coding sequence ATGCTCGATTCTATGCGGCAACGCCGCTTCCGCTTGGCGGCGCTCCTTTTGACGGGGGCGTCCCTTGCATGTCTGCTGCTTTTTTGGCCGTTCACGCTGTCTTTAACGGTAACCGAGGAGGAGACGAACGAGCTCGCGCTCGCCGTGTCCGTCCGCCCTGGCGACACGTTCGGCATCCGCTTCATCCATTCGGTGCATCGAACGCCGGTGGAGGAGACGTACCGCATCGATGCGAATTCGGTCATGGTACTGGAGCGGGTCGTGTACGAGACGTACGGCGTCGGCAATCCGTCCGGCGCGGAGCCGGGGCAGCGGTTCCGCATCGAAGACGGCAAGCTGATCGTCGAATCGTTCGGCCGTACGTTCGATGTTATCCGACTGCGCATCGGACAGAAGGTCGCTAATCACGAGTTAATCGCGGACGGGGTATCGGTTCCGCTGGCGAATGTGAGCGAACCGGGAAGCCGCGTGCGCATTGAAATCAAAAAATTGTCCGTTTGGCGTTTGCTTCACGCGACGGAGAGGAGGTAA
- a CDS encoding DUF421 domain-containing protein, with product MDWIWMAVLMTLTGFVLLRLVGRKSISQMTIPTTVIMISIGSIIIQPFIEKNIWKTIGSAFIIVLLLILVEKLQLKFPWVEKLFGGQALLVVENGKLLPRNLKKMRMTVDQLEMRLRQMGHGGFEEIETATVESNGQVAVLPKPEYRPLTPKSLREALDAYFAAKPAESGERELPPLFRETAESGHPEKDIPRSLE from the coding sequence ATGGATTGGATCTGGATGGCGGTGCTGATGACGCTGACGGGATTCGTGCTTCTACGCCTCGTCGGCCGAAAGTCGATTTCGCAGATGACGATCCCGACGACGGTCATCATGATTTCGATCGGGTCGATCATCATACAGCCCTTCATCGAGAAAAACATTTGGAAAACGATCGGCAGCGCATTCATTATCGTGTTGCTGCTCATACTCGTGGAGAAGCTGCAGCTCAAATTTCCATGGGTGGAAAAATTGTTCGGCGGTCAGGCGCTGCTCGTCGTCGAGAACGGCAAATTGCTACCCCGCAATCTGAAAAAAATGCGCATGACCGTCGATCAGCTCGAAATGCGGCTGAGGCAGATGGGCCACGGCGGTTTCGAGGAGATCGAGACGGCGACGGTCGAATCGAACGGCCAAGTCGCGGTGCTGCCGAAACCGGAATATCGGCCGCTCACGCCGAAGTCGCTGCGCGAAGCGTTGGACGCTTATTTTGCGGCGAAACCGGCCGAATCCGGCGAACGCGAGCTTCCGCCGCTGTTCCGGGAAACGGCGGAATCGGGCCATCCGGAAAAGGACATTCCGCGTTCGCTGGAATAG
- the parE gene encoding DNA topoisomerase IV subunit B has translation MAEQIDLFSSAPATPDGSAGYDADDIQVLEGLTAVRKRPGMYIGSTTTSGLHHLVWEIVDNAVDEHLAKYANRIAVTIHKNNAVTVEDNGRGIPTGMHKTGVPTPQVVFTVLHAGGKFGGGGYKKSGGLHGVGASVTNALSEWLEVEIHRDGKIHKQRFEYWVDDAGKEHVGEPVTGLEVVGTTKRTGTKVTFKPDSRVFHGNVTINYDTLSERLQELAFLNSGLKIVLKDERSGNEATFEYAGGASEFVRYLNEDKTVLHDCIHFFGERDDIEVEVAFQYNDGYTETIASFVNSIPTRGGGTHETGFKTAYTRIMNEYARKTTLLKEKDKNLEGADLREGMMCVINVKMGEVEFVGQTKDQLGSASARGAVDAIVSDKLAVFLEENPQVAQMLVKKAVQAAKAREAARKAREEVRSGKKGKGEGSNLGGKLTPAQSKDRMRNELFIVEGDSAGGSAKQGRDSRHQAILPLRGKPMNPEKAKLGDIMKNEEYRMIIAAIGAGVGPEFEPEESNYGKIIIMTDADTDGAHIQVLLLTFFYRYMKPLIDAGMVYIARPPLYKVTRKGGRGETKMKYVYTDEELAAVSREMGGKNIELQRYKGLGEMNPDQLWETTMDPESRVLYKVLIEDAAKAERRVSTLMGDKVDPRKRWIIENVDFTEFEE, from the coding sequence ATGGCCGAACAAATCGATTTGTTCTCTAGCGCGCCCGCGACGCCTGATGGGTCGGCAGGCTACGACGCCGACGACATTCAGGTGCTCGAGGGTTTGACGGCGGTGCGCAAGCGTCCCGGCATGTATATCGGCAGCACGACGACGTCCGGCCTGCACCATCTGGTGTGGGAGATCGTCGACAACGCGGTGGACGAGCATTTGGCGAAATACGCGAACCGCATCGCGGTCACGATTCATAAAAACAACGCCGTTACGGTGGAGGATAACGGGCGCGGCATCCCGACCGGCATGCACAAAACCGGCGTGCCGACGCCGCAGGTCGTCTTTACCGTGCTCCATGCAGGCGGCAAGTTCGGCGGCGGCGGATACAAAAAGTCGGGCGGTCTCCACGGCGTCGGCGCTTCGGTGACGAACGCGCTGTCGGAGTGGCTCGAGGTAGAAATCCACCGCGACGGGAAAATTCATAAGCAGCGTTTCGAATATTGGGTCGACGACGCGGGCAAAGAGCATGTCGGCGAGCCGGTGACCGGTCTCGAAGTCGTCGGCACGACGAAGCGGACCGGCACGAAGGTGACGTTCAAGCCCGATTCGCGCGTCTTCCACGGCAACGTAACGATCAACTACGATACGCTGTCCGAGCGGCTGCAGGAACTCGCGTTCCTCAATTCGGGGCTCAAAATCGTCCTGAAAGACGAGCGCTCCGGCAACGAGGCGACGTTCGAATACGCCGGCGGCGCCAGCGAATTCGTGCGGTACTTGAACGAGGACAAGACGGTGCTGCACGACTGCATCCATTTCTTCGGAGAGAGGGACGACATCGAGGTCGAGGTAGCCTTCCAATACAACGACGGCTACACCGAAACGATCGCGTCGTTCGTCAACTCGATTCCGACGCGGGGCGGCGGCACGCACGAGACGGGCTTCAAGACGGCGTACACGCGGATCATGAACGAATACGCGCGCAAGACGACGCTGCTCAAGGAGAAAGATAAAAACCTTGAAGGCGCGGATTTGCGCGAAGGGATGATGTGCGTCATCAACGTCAAGATGGGCGAGGTCGAATTCGTCGGGCAGACGAAGGACCAGCTCGGCAGCGCGTCCGCGCGCGGCGCCGTCGACGCGATCGTGTCCGACAAACTCGCGGTGTTCCTCGAGGAAAATCCGCAGGTGGCCCAAATGCTCGTCAAGAAGGCGGTGCAGGCGGCCAAAGCGCGCGAGGCGGCCCGCAAGGCGCGCGAGGAAGTGCGCAGCGGCAAGAAGGGCAAGGGCGAGGGCAGCAACCTTGGCGGCAAGTTGACGCCGGCGCAGTCGAAGGACCGGATGCGCAACGAGCTGTTCATCGTCGAAGGCGATTCGGCCGGAGGTTCCGCGAAGCAGGGGCGCGACTCGCGCCACCAAGCGATCCTGCCGCTGCGGGGCAAACCGATGAACCCGGAAAAGGCGAAGCTCGGCGACATCATGAAGAACGAAGAATATCGGATGATCATCGCGGCGATCGGCGCCGGGGTCGGCCCGGAATTCGAGCCGGAAGAATCGAACTACGGCAAAATCATTATTATGACAGACGCCGATACGGACGGCGCGCACATTCAGGTGCTGCTGCTCACGTTCTTCTACCGGTACATGAAACCGCTGATCGACGCGGGCATGGTGTATATCGCTCGCCCGCCGTTGTACAAAGTGACCCGCAAGGGCGGCCGCGGCGAGACGAAAATGAAATACGTCTATACCGACGAAGAGCTTGCGGCGGTGTCGCGCGAGATGGGCGGCAAAAACATCGAGCTGCAGCGATACAAGGGTCTGGGCGAAATGAACCCGGATCAGCTGTGGGAAACGACGATGGACCCGGAATCGCGCGTGCTGTACAAAGTGTTGATCGAGGACGCCGCCAAGGCGGAGCGCCGCGTATCGACGCTGATGGGCGACAAGGTCGACCCCCGCAAGCGCTGGATCATCGAAAACGTGGATTTTACGGAATTCGAAGAATAG